In a genomic window of Lonchura striata isolate bLonStr1 chromosome 4, bLonStr1.mat, whole genome shotgun sequence:
- the PTCD3 gene encoding small ribosomal subunit protein mS39, which produces MAARRAGAGCWQRALSLGLGRRCRLPRGPDSYRSSSSSPALGKTVDNSQVTQEEIVLPRRKTWDKLAVLQTLASTVNRDPTAAHYMFQDDPFLMPRNAANSRLYSLSKESGKNAAKYIIKNFPQYFDKTFAEPNIPCLMPEALTPQTEGMSEEALRERIHLRMVKESVDMFDQLLQAGTPVSLETTNSLLDLLCFYGDGEPTPEKEPEEKEDLEEPGVNASEQKAPKRQFQRGSRSSGPRWRENNHAERIFKIIPERNAHSYCTMIRGMVKHGAYSKAYDMYIDLLNERHKADVHAFNALIRAVPYLKERFVERWELTKDLLTHMAQQKVQPTLLTFNSVLKSLRRCGGVGRTMSLFVLKEMEALDIEPSLASYEHLLSVHYKGVDAPSSDIISEVLNEVENRNFTAQDPDDANFFTTAMQVCCDLKDIKLAYQLNKALEKGDNWKFLDVDRSNGYWSKFFSLLCMMEQIEVVLKWYKEMSSSLFYPTPKNILDLLQALDAANQLEMIPSVWEDVKQLGFSRRQDLLEEFLSLMSRDQHPSEIQLAFAKCAEEIKAVHEPAGPGQVPLEWTGSALGHVVVLFSRAGRTQDAWNMMEHFQKINRIPTDKVMDEFLNCAKQTNCPDEAIKMVKLAASLGLPLSQRLKSRTEEEFELSETQKKALESIKWDGDSSDSDSDSSDSDRE; this is translated from the exons ATGGCGgcgcggcgggccggggccggctgTTGGCAGCGGGCGCTGAGCCTGGGGCTGGGCCGGCGGTGCCGCCTCCCCCGCGGGCCGGACAGCTACCG GAGCTCTTCAAGTAGTCCTGCTCTTGGGAAGACTGTGGACAATTCACAAG TAACTCAAGAAGAAATTGTGCTCCCCCGAAGGAAAACATG GGATAAGCTCGCAGTGCTCCAGACCTTGGCTTCTACTGTGAACAGG GATCCTACTGCTGCTCATTACATGTTCCAGGATGACCCTTTCCTGATGCCAAGAAATGCAGCTAATTCT CGTCTGTATTCATTGTCAAAGGAGTCTGGgaaaaatgctgcaaaataCATCATAAAGAACTTTCCTCAGTATTTTGACAAGACTTTTGCAGAGCCCAACATACCA TGCCTGATGCCCGAGGCTCTCACACCTCAGACCGAAGGAATGAGTGAGGAGGCTCTAAGGGAGCGCATCCATCTCAGAATGGTGAAAGAGTCTGTGGACATGTTTGATCAGCTTCTGCAGGCAG GTACCCCTGTGTCTCTAGAGACCACAAACAGCCTTTTAGATTTGTTATGCTTCTATGGAGATGGTGAACCTACTCCTGAAAAAGAGCCggaagaaaaagaggatttGGAAGAACCAGGG GTGAATGCTTCAGAACAGAAAGCTCCAAAGAGACAATTTCAAAGAGGTTCACGGTCATCTGGCCCCAGATGGAG GGAGAATAACCATGCTGAAAGGATATTTAAGATAATCCCAGAGAGGAATGCACACTCTTACTGCACAATGATCCGTGGGATGGTGAAG CACGGGGCTTATTCTAAAGCTTATGACATGTACATAGACTTGCTGAATGAAAGGCACAAGG CTGATGTGCACGCTTTCAATGCACTGATCAGAGCAGTCCCATATCTAAAGGAGAGGTTCGTAGAAAGATGGGAATTAACCAAG GACCTCCTGACTCACATGGCTCAACAGAAAGTGCAACCAACTCTGCTAACTTTTAATTCTGTACTGAAGAGTCTGAGAAGATGTGGTGGTGTGGGCAGAACTATGTCTTTATTTGTATTAAAGGAAATGGAAGCACTTGATATAG AGCCCAGCCTTGCATCCTATGAACATCTCCTCTCCGTGCATTACAAAGGCG TTGATGCTCCATCATCAGACATCATCTCTGAGGTGCTAAATGAGGTTGAAAATCGAAATTTCACTGCTCAGGATCCTGATGATG CCAACTTTTTTACCACCGCCATGCAAGTG TGCTGTGATCTGAAGGATATCAAGCTTGCCTATCAGTTAAATAAAGCCCTGGAGAAGGGAGACAACTGGAAATTCTTGGATGTGGATCGGTCAAATGGCTATTG gtCAAAATTCTTTTCGTTGTTGTGCATGATGGAACAAATTGAAGTGGTGTTGAAGTGGTACAAAGAAATGTCATCTTCA CTCTTCTATCCAACTCCTAAAAATATACTGGACCTCCTTCAAGCACTGGATGCAGCCAACCAGTTGGAAATGATCCCTTCAGTCTGGGAAG ATGTGAAACAGCTGGGGTTTAGCAGGAGACAAGACTTGCTGGAAGAGTTCTTGTCTTTGATGAGCAGGGACCAGCACCCCAGTGAG ATTCAGCTGGCATTTGCCAAGTGTGCAGAAGAAATCAAAGCTGTCCATGAgcctgctgggccagggcaggtcCCCCTGGAGTGGACAGGGAGTGCTCTGGGCCATGTCGTGGTGCTGTtttccagggctgggagaaCCCAGGATGCCTG GAACATGATGGAACATTTCCAGAAAATCAATAGGATTCCCAC TGACAAGGTGATGGACGAGTTCTTGAACTGTGCTAAGCAAACCAATTGCCCAGATGAGGCAATTAAGATGGTAAAGCTGGCAGCATCCCTTGGGCTTCCTTTATCTCAAAGGCTGAAAAGCAGAACGGAGGAGGAATTTGAACTCTCTGAAACACAGAA gaaggcaCTGGAGAGTATCAAGTGGGATGGTGACAGCAGCGATAGTGACAGTGACAGTAGTGACAGCGACCGTGAGTAG